The Dermacentor andersoni chromosome 1, qqDerAnde1_hic_scaffold, whole genome shotgun sequence genomic interval CACCACTGCAAATATTCTTCACGGGAGTGGCTGGATGCGGCAAAACATTTGTACTGCGCCTGATCACGGACCTCTACAACTGGTACTGTAACCCTGCTGGCCCATACAATCTAAACGCATATGTGGCTTGCGCTACAACAGGAAAGGCGGTGGTGGCACTAGGCGGAGTAACTGTGCACGCAGCGTTCAAGCTTAGCCTCAAGACAGACAGCGGACTCAGGGACAACGAGTTGAACACCTTCCGCTATGCTTTCAGGAATGTCAGATGCGTGATTATCGACGAAGTTAGCATGATGTCTGCTGATATACTTCACAGAATCGACTCGCGGCTCCGCTCCATCACCTGCAAATATCTGCAGCCCTTCGGAGGGTTGGACGTCATTCTCTGTGGGGACCTGCGTCAGCTTCCCCCCGTTCGTGCAGCTGAGGTGTTCAAGCGCGTCAAAACAGACGACGTGTTTAACACAACAGAAATCGCGTGGCACCATCTCGCCTACTTTGCACTCATTAAAGTGGTACGACAAAACAATCTCAGGTTCTCCACGTTGCTTTCCAAAATTGGAGATGGTGTCGAATTAGACCCCGAGGAAATCTCACTTATCGAGAGTCGGTTCGTTCCACAGCAGGAAGCAGAAGCTTCTTGCCCCGGTGGCATACGCTTGTTCTACTCCAACAAGGAATCTGATTACTACAACACAACAAAGGCCATAGTAGCACAGGATAATGCTGTACCATGCACGGCACAGGATACAATCGTTGGGTGTAGGTCTATGCAAGAGCAAACAGAGGCCATGCGTAAGGTCGAAACGTTACCCAAGGCCGAAATAGGAAATTTGCCAGCAAATATAATGCTGTGCATTGGCAAGCCTTACATGATCACCCTCAACGTGGATGTTTCCGATGGCCTTGTTAATGGATCGGTGGGAACACTGAAATTCATCGAAAACGACACCCATGGGAAACCGCTACGCATATGGTTGCAGTTCGGGGAGCTTGGCTCCAAACTTGCGATCGGAACCGTAGCGGCCGCAAAATCACACCACTTACGCAAGCTCAACAGAAACATTCAACCGAACTGGATACCGATTGAAAGGCGTACCGTCACCTGCGTTATCGATAAGAAGACGAAGGTATCGGTAAGAAGATGCCAGCTTCCCGTTGTGCAGGCGAGCGCCATTACCATTCATAAATCCCAGGGTGGCACATATGATGAAGTCGTGTACTCCTACGCCAAGAATCATCCACAGAAGTTGGTATACGTGGCACTGAGTCGCGCTACAGACATCAACGGACTCTACCTGACCAATGTTGACAACGACTTCACATTCTACCACGGAAAAGCCAATCCGGACAGAAAGCTAGCCGATGAATTTCGTCGGTTGCAGTCCCACAAACTTGACACCATCACCGCCAAGTGCCTCGCCATGACTGAACAGCCGCACTACTTGTTGATCTCCGCTCTTAACGTACGCTCCCTTGCCGCACATGCCAAGGACGTACACCACGATCACATTCTGCGCCATTCCTCTGTACTTTGCTTTGCTGAAACCTGGATGGATCCCGAAGAGCCTCTCGAAATCATAGATTTCCTGTACTGCTGTGGTGCTCGCAGAGAccaca includes:
- the LOC140215375 gene encoding uncharacterized protein, which encodes MLCIGKPYMITLNVDVSDGLVNGSVGTLKFIENDTHGKPLRIWLQFGELGSKLAIGTVAAAKSHHLRKLNRNIQPNWIPIERRTVTCVIDKKTKVSVRRCQLPVVQASAITIHKSQGGTYDEVVYSYAKNHPQKLVYVALSRATDINGLYLTNVDNDFTFYHGKANPDRKLADEFRRLQSHKLDTITAKCLAMTEQPHYLLISALNVRSLAAHAKDVHHDHILRHSSVLCFAETWMDPEEPLEIIDFLYCCGARRDHNRAAGVAIYLRTGLSAIPVEMFGTSHEVGELCAAKLPNGLLVVAAYFAPTALTKDVVHFLQLALTVHRSTPMLVVGDFNVDIKTNSNFLTLMRENIPFLSLVTRPTAVTTSRGTCIDLVFENQALVYQVEHISVYFSDHKASFMTVKNC